The Cyclopterus lumpus isolate fCycLum1 chromosome 6, fCycLum1.pri, whole genome shotgun sequence genome contains a region encoding:
- the LOC117732392 gene encoding uncharacterized protein LOC117732392, whose amino-acid sequence MARFAATLGVIILSGFINLTAANKDTCDLHAVVGQSLTLPFVYEELANSHVLRWTHNSTIILYRQQGKVSVGKPEDLSATGSLVLKNLQFSSAGEYQAKLLNPNGTLAKSWTGRLCMMDKVSKPQLAYICDPKSGAVNLNCHVANPQSWMFSWMLNEKTLTSETRPTLSISLAQLKGEMSFTCSVANKVSKEKSDTVRPNCKSPPPPPTICFKSKTVVAVLAGGAGLILLLLIIIIVLCICHIRIKTQMRRRDEGEMRMHSLNKRVPDSISPEYETMLPTEDSPPLRHNLSPIDCYKNVSQPEEQTENRPAQLSTDAAGQPSPVPKPRTKSPQTTNI is encoded by the coding sequence ATGGCGCGTTTTGCTGCCACACTCGGTGTCATCATCCTGTCGGGATTCATCAACCTCACAGCAGCAAACAAAGACACTTGTGATCTTCATGCTGTAGTCGGACAGAGTCTGACTCTGCCGTTTGTCTACGAGGAACTGGCAAACTCACATGTGCTGAGATGGACTCATAATAGCACAATCATTTTATACAGACAACAAGGCAAAGTGTCCGTTGGAAAGCCGGAGGACTTATCTGCAACCGGATCTCTTGTGCTGAAGAACCTGCAATTCTCAAGTGCAGGGGAATACCAAGCGAAGTTGTTGAATCCCAACGGTACACTGGCTAAGTCATGGACTGGTCGTCTCTGTATGATGGACAAGGTATCAAAACCTCAACTCGCCTACATTTGTGACCCCAAGTCTGGTGCCGTTAATCTCAATTGCCACGTAGCTAATCCTCAGAGTTGGATGTTCTCATGGATGCTCAATGAAAAGACCTTAACCAGCGAGACAAGACCAACGCTGAGCATTTCGCTTGCTCAGCTGAAAGGGGAGATGAGCTTTACATGTAGTGTGGCAAACAAAGTCAGCAAGGAAAAGAGTGACACTGTCCGCCCGAATTGTAAaagtccaccaccaccaccaacaatcTGTTTTAAATCCAAAACTGTTGTCGCAGTGCtagcaggaggagcaggtctGATTCTGTTGTTGCTCATCATAATCATCGTATTATGCATCTGCCACATACGCATCAAAACCCAAATGCGACGCAGGGATGAAGGGGAGATGAGGATGCATTCTCTAAACAAGCGAGTGCCTGACTCTATCAGCCCAGAGTATGAGACTATGCTCCCAACTGAGGACTCTCCACCCCTGAGACACAATCTTTCCCCCATAGACTGTTACAAGAATGTTTCTCAGCCTGAAGAGCAGACTGAAAACAGGCCCGCACAGCTGTCCACAGATGCTGCAGGACAACCTTCACCTGTGCCGAAGCCGAGGACGAAGAGCCCCCAGACGACAAACATCTGA